Within the Natranaeroarchaeum sulfidigenes genome, the region CTCGATCGTCTCGGCAAGGAACTCACCTGCTGCGACGGTCATGTTCTCCTCGTCGAGGCGCTCGCCGAACCGTCGGTACTGCTCGTAGAGCGCGCTGACGTCGAAGGCGTTCTGCACGTCAACGCCCTCGATAACGTCGTCGACGTCGGCAAGCGACACGTTGTAAACATCCTCGATCAGCGCGCGCTTCTGGGGGACGACGTACTCCAACCGCTTTCGGAGCACGTCGGGATCGAGCAGATCGCCGATGCGGATGCCCCGACGTCCCGCTTTATCCTCGTAGGTTGGGCCGATGCCTCGGCCGGTCGTGCCGACCTTGATGTCGGTGTCGCTTTTGACGTCCTCCTCGATGTTGTCGAGCACGCGGTGATAGGGGAGAATAGTGTGTGCACGACGCGCGACGCGGACGTCCGGATCGAGTCCCTGCTCGCGGAGCGTATCGATCTCGTCGAACAGGGTCTTCGGGTTGACGACACAGCCGTTGCCGAGCACCCCGACCTTTCCACGAACCGCTCCACTCGGAACGAGCGAGAGCTTGTACTTGGTCCCGTCCTCGACCACGGTGTGGCCGGCGTTGTCGCCACCCTGATATCGGGCGATTACGTCGGCAGCGTCGCCGTAGAGGTCGACGACGCCACCTTTGCCTTCGTCGCCGAGCTGGGACCCGACGATGGTTACGGTCATAACACAGTCGGGTTCTATCGCTCCCGATAAACCGATTACGGTTTGTGTGGTTCGGACGCGAATCTCCTGTGGCGCGTGCACGCTTATGTTTCATGTTAGCATAGCCCTACTTGGGGACGATGATGGCACAACAGCGACTGTCGCGGAGTGACGACGTTCCAGGCCAGAGCCACGTCGGGATGACCGACCCCGTCGTCGAGACGAGAGCAAAGGGCGAACGGTGCGATGGGGCCGAAACCAGCGGCGTAAGTCGGCGAGCGGTTCTTGGCGGTGGGATCGGTACGTCCACAACACTTCTCGCACAACAAGAGGACGGTGACGAAGAACCTGACGACGCAGAAAACGGCGAGGACGGAGAAACAGTAACTGTCGAACTCGTCGATTTCGCGTACGAACCGGGCACCGACAGCCCACTTGTGATCCCGCCCGGGACCACCGTCGAGTTCGTCTGGATCACCGATACCCACAACATTGCTGTCGACTCCCAGCCTGACGAGGCCGACTGGGAGGGGCATGATCCGATCGAGGATACAGGATTCGAGTACGAGTTCACGTTCGAGGTACCGGGCACCTACGAGTTTCACTGTGACCCACACCTCTCTGTCGGGATGGTTGGAACGATTCAGCTCGAAGAGGGAGCGACCACGAACGGTGACAACGGCACTGCCCTGCCGGTCATACCAGGAGACGCGATTACACTTGCAGTCGCGACCATCGCTGCGCTGGTGGTCGTCACGTTTATGGCCTATTTTTTCATCAAGTACGGGACGGAGTACGAGGAGGAACCCTGACCGAGGACCGAACGTGTTAACTACCACCACGAGAAAGGATACAGTCAGTCGATTCTCTTGATTCGGAGGGCAACCTTTAAAACCTGCTACGACAAGTTAACAAATGCCATGATAGACCGGCTTGAGAAAGAAGTGGACATGCTGGAGCGGCATCTGCAGGTACTGAAGATGGTCATCGAGAGCGAGCCGATCGGAATCGTCAAGATGTCCAACGAAACAGGATACCCCCACCACAAGGTGCGTTACTCCCTGCGCGTGCTCGAAGAGGAGAACCTCATCGAGCCGTCCAGTCAGGGTGCGATCACGACCGAACGGACCGCGGAGTTCGTCGACGAACTCGACGCGAAACTCGACGATATCGTCGACAAACTAGACACGATGAAAATCGACGACGCGGTCGAAGTCCAGAGCTAGAGCTCCGGTACGTTCAGGTGGAACTCGTCGCCGCGCGCCTCGACGAGACAGAGATGATAGCCCTGTTTTCTGGACTGCTTGACGAAGCTCATTCGGGAGTCCCGACTCAGGAAGCTCCCGCTCGTCGCCTCGCTTGCGGCTTCGAGCGCTCCCGGTTCGAAAAAGGACGATGTCACAAGGAAGGCGGCACTCAACGTCTCCGAACTCTCTTTGACACGGCTCGCATCGGACTCCAGTTCGACGAGCATCCGCTCGCCTGCGGGGTCTCGCGAGTCCGAAATATCGGCCACGATCAGGGGCTCTCCCATCCGGTTTCGTAACACGACGTCGAACGCGGCGACCTCGGTCACCTCCTCGCCGTTCTCCGTGTACGCGAGCTCGATTTCCCCATCGAACTCCACACGATCGATATCCGGGATGACGTCGTAGAGGTCACGCAGGCCGCTCTGATTGCCCGTATCCTGAATCTCGTAGAGCAGCGTCTCGACGATCCAGTCGACGAACTGCATCTCCAGTGTTCCATCGAGGAACGCGTCGTACGGCTCGCCCTGCACGGCGACGGATTCGGCGTCGAACGTCGTATGACGTTCGAGTTGCAGGTTCGCGTTGACGTCCTCTGCGGTTGCCGCACCGTCGTGTGCCGCCTCCAGGGTCGCCTCACCCTTCGACCCGTACCGGACGAACAGATTCGTCCCGGAAATCGCCTGTGAGGGCTGGATCTGCTGGCTCGAATCGTAGGCCGTTTTCCCGGCTGCTTCGAGAGTCGCCTCGAGTTCGTCACGTTCGGAGCGGAGTCGCTCGACCTCGTGTTCGAGCTGTTCGACCGTGTCGGCAAGCGACTCGTTTTCGGCGGCCAGCTCGTCGCGTTCGGTTCGGAGCTCTTCGCGGGTTGCTTCGAGTTGATCAATCTTCGCTTCCAGTTCGTCGATCCGTTCTTCACGCTCGGCGACCCGCGCTTTCGGAACCGTCGCGGCGTTCGAGTGCCTGTCTTCAGAGACTGTGGTCCTACTCGCGCGTTCGTCTCCGTCGCTGGAGCGCTGTTCAGTGGTCGGATTCTCACGCCGGTCCGGTGTCGACCTGGCCTGTCGACCCGTCTCCGACAGTGATCGCTGCTGCCCCGCTTGCCCGGGACTGCTTCGGGTGGTCGCTGGCGACTCGGCGGCTTTCCCGGTCGCGTCCTCGGTATCGGGTCCTGGATGTTCAGTATGGGTCGGGTCAATCGAGGGAATCACCGTTGTTTCGCGCCAGTCTGCCTCCGCCTCGATGGGGTCATCCTGCGCATCGTCGGCTCCCGGCGGCGCATTTGATCCAGATGGCGTGTCCGATTCGGTCCGTTCCGATGTCGTGACAGACCCGGTGTCATCATCACTGGTTGTTGGCTCGTCCGGAACTGCGTCACTGGTCGTCGTCTCGCTTGGCACCGTCGCACTGGTCGTCCCTTCGTCTGCGCTCATCTCACCGCTGACTGACGTGTCGTCGACGTTTTCGCCGATACGACTTCCAGTATCTGCGGGCTGTGCCGTGACTTCCGTCGACTCTTTCGGCGGTGCATCGGCCGTCGTTCTCCCGTTAACGGGCCGGTCGTCGGACTGCTCTGTGGTCGGTGAGTTGCCAGTTTCGATTGACGCGTCGTCCGTCCCGTTACGCTCGCCTGTGGAAGTAGAGGAGCGTTCCTCCTCGGGGGACTGTCCGTGGGTATCTGACTTCCGAGTAGTCGACACGTCTGCGGTGTCCTCAACACCATCCGGGGCCGTATTAGTCGTCGGAGTAGCGTTCCCAACCGTCTCCCCGTCTGTCTGTCCCACGTCCGCTTCTTGCTGAGCGCTTGCCCGGCCGTCCCTCGAGGAGTCCGGCGCTGTCGCGGACACCGCGTCGGAGGTGTTCTCGTTGGCCCCTGTCGTCTCGGCAGGCTCATCCGTTGCCGGGGTAGAGTCGACCGCCGGGGGTCCCCGGACAGAATCGGACGTTTCCGGGGACGTACCGCCGTCCTCTGTCGATGGGTCGGTACTCTCGGCACGCTCCGGTTCGGGCTCCGCTTCCGGGATCTCGATGACGTCGACATCGGCGTCAACGACCTCGTAGATGCCGACTTCGTCGTTCGCGCGCTCGAACGCCTCGTCACCTCCCAGGAGCTCCTCTCTGGTGCCGACGAAGGCGGCACTCATCGAGCGACCGCCATAATAGACGACGAAGTAGTCGCCACTGAGGACGTTTTCGCTCAGTTCGAGGTAGCCGGTAAACGACCCCGAAGTAAGCGTGTTATCGACCTCGCTGACGGGAGTGTCTTCAGTGTAGTACTTCGCTCGTGTCTCAGTCTCGCCTTCCCACATCGTGAACAGCAGTGGGAGTGCGGGCTCGGGGGCGACGTAGGCGGTGCCCGATCCGTCCTCGAACGCCTCGATACTGCCGTCGTGAACGCCGATAATCCGGCCGTTGAGCATGAACAACCACGTCCCAGCGGTCTCGACCGCGCCGGTAAACTCCGTTCCGGCGAGATCACGGAGCCCCTCGTACCCTCCGGAGTAGGGTCGGGACTCCCACCGCTCGACGCGCTCAAGCGTGCGCGTATTCATATACGGGTACAAGCCACAAGCGAAACAAATACTTTCCGGCGTCGGTCTCGCAGGCTGGAAATAGCCTCGTCGTGCTCAGAATCCCTCGCCGTCCGGCTCAGATCTTGCCTTCGGCGTCCTTTGCGAGCTCTTCCATGCGCTTGCCGATACGTCCGGCACTGGAGAACTCGTCGTCGCTCATTGCGTTTGCCAGCGCGTTGCCCAGGACAAAGACGGCGTGTTTGTGCTCGCTTTTGGATTTGTGGACGTGGGATGGGTCCACTTCGAGCTCGTCGTAGGGCTCGAACAGTTCGTCGTCGACGCCCTCGCGCTCGGCGAAGTTCTCCATGATGATGACCATCTGCTCGTGAAGCTCCAGAAGCTCGTCCTTGTGCATACGGACCCGTAGGAACGTCCACGGTTTAAGGATTTCTGCCAGCACACCGGAAACGCGTCCGAGGGACGCGCTCCGTCCGATCGTCACCGATCCAGCGCGCCGGGCAGCGGCGGCCAGCCGAGCCTGGCGCGAGCGGCGACGGCTGTCCAGCCTCCAAAGATCGCAGCACCGACGGTTTCGGGGATTGCGAGACCGGGGATCGGCCCGGTGAGCAGAGCAGCCCAGACGAGCCACGCCACCAGGTGAACGATGCCGAGCCAGATCGTTACGAGGCCCCACCGGACGCGACCGGCGAGCACGCTCCCCGTACCGTGTGTCCACAGGAAGACGATCCCGAGCAGATAGTGAGCGATCGCAACCGCGCCGTGGGGCTCCCGCGGGATGTAGTAGACGCCCACAAGGGCAAGCGCGATCAGTGCCCCGGCGAACTGGACCGCACCGAGTCGATGGAGCCAGTTCTTCGCGTCGGTCCACAGCCGCCAGGCAAAGGCCAGCCCGACGATCCCAGTCAGGATCAGCCCACCGTTGAACAGGACGAATTCGGGGGATTCGGCGAGAAAGGAGAGCGTGATCGATTCGCCAGCCGGGAGTTCCCCCAGATTCGAGAGCGCGTCGTCGGCCCAGACGAACCCCGGATCGACGAATGTCGCTGCGAGGATCGTCACCGCCGCGATCGCCGGGGCGATCAGTCCTGTTGTGGCCGCACCCGTGTCTCTATCCATGATACTGACAATTTGTTCATCGCGTATGAACCCTGCGGCGCGCGGGTATTCGGACACCTACCGGCTTTGACTGCCTTCGGGGAACCAGACGAGCTCGTGGTCGGCCGTGAGCGTTACGGTGACCGGCGTATCGAGATCCATCGACTCGCTATGGTTGTGCATGCATTCGATCGTCTCGCCGCTGTCGAGCTCGACCCGATACAGCACCGAGGGACCGAGATACCGTCGATAGGTCACCCGGCCGTCGGCCTCCGCCTCGTCTGCCGGATAGGCCAGGATGTCGTCGGGCCTGACGAGCACGTCGATCTCGGTCATGTCGTACTGACTCGCCAGTCCGTGAATCTGTTCGCGATCGATCGACGCAACTGACGTATCGACCTTGTCGCCCCGGACGTAGCCCGAAAGGAAACTCGCGTGGCCGAGAAAGCCGGCGACGAAGCGTGATTTCGGCCGCTGGAAGACGGCTTCGGGCCGACCGACCTGTTCGAGTCGCCCCTCGTGCATCACTGCCACCCGGTCACTGATCGACAGTGCCTCTTCCTGGTCGTGGGTCACGGAAACGGCGGTAACACCGGTCTCTTTGAGGATCCGACGGACCTCCTCGCGCATCTCGACGCGCAGATCGACATCGAGGTTCGAGAACGGCTCGTCGAGCAGGAGGATCTCGGGTTCGGGTGCGAGCGAGCGCGCCAGCGCGATTCGCTGTTGTTGACCGCCCGAGAGCTCCTCGGGACGGGAGTCGCCCTGTCCATCGAGCCCGACGAGATCGAGCAACTCCGTCACACGCCGCTCCTGTTCGGCGTCGGACAGGTCGTCGATCCCGAAGGCGATGTTCTCGGCGGCGGTCATGTGCGGAAATAGCGCGAAGTCCTGAAAGACGACGCCGATATCTCTGGCCTCCGGTGTAACGAACGTCCCGTCTCCCGTGGCCACTGGCAGTCCATCGACGCGGATCGCCCCCGAATCCGGTCGTTCGAGTCCGGCGATGAGCCGGAGCGTTGTCGTCTTTCCGCAGCCTGAGGGGCCAAGCAGGGTTAGCAGTTCGCCCTGTTCGACCGACAAGGAGAGGTCCTCTACGGCCTGTTCCGCCCCAAACGTCTTCGAGATACGGTCGATCCGCAACAGGGGCTCGTCCGACGTCTGCTGTGATACTCCCTCTCGTCGGCGGTTCTGTGTCGTCTGCTCCGTCGCGGTGGTAGTTAGTTCAGCTGACATTGTACTTCTCCTGTCGTAGCAGCACGATCATCGAGAGTCCGGAGATCACGATTAGGATGAGTGCCGGGATAGCCGCGTAACGGTAGTGGACGCTTTCGTGAGCAGCCCAGATAATCGTCACCAGCGTGTCGAACCCAACCGGCTGGAGCATCAGTGTCGCCGGGAGCTCCTTCATCGTCGTCAGGAAGACGAGGACGCCGCCCGCGATGACGCCCGGTGCGATCAGCGGGAGCGTAACCCGGCGGAACGTCTCGACGCGCCCGGCGTTCAGGGTCCGGGCGGCCTCGTCGAGGCGCTCGTCGACCTGCAGGACCGACGTTCTGGTACTCCCGACTGCCTGCGGGAGAAAGCGAACGACGTAGGCAAACACGAGCAGCGGGATCGTCCGGTAGACCCACGGCAGGTAGTTCGAGCCGAAAAAGACAAGCGCGAGACCGATCACGATACCGGGAACCGCGAAGCCGACGTAGGTCATGCGCTCGAACAGGCGAGCGGACAGTGAATCCGATCGGGCTGCCATATACCCGACCGGGATCGCCAGCGCGCTTGCGACCAGAGCCGCCAGCCCGGCGAGTGTAACTGAGTTGACAACGTACTCAAGCTGGAACTCCAGCGACGGAACATCCCCGCCCGCGCCCTGGAAGAACCAGAGTCCAAAGATTGCCACCGGAACGACAAGGGTCACAAAGCCGATGGCGGCGAACGCGCCCATTGCGGGCCACTGCCACGCGCCGAGTCGGAGCCGTGTGCCGTCCGCGCCCCCCGCGCTGGCGTCGTCGTCGTGGCCAACGCCAGCCTCGATGGCGATTACGACAGCGGTGACGGCGATCAATTGCAGGGAGAGCAAGGCGGCGTACTCGACGTTGAACGCGCCGTACTCCCAGTATATCGCACTCGTGAACACCCGTACCTGCATGAACGCGGGGGTCCCGAAGTCCGAGATCGCGTACAGGGCAACGAGCAGTCCACCGGCGGCGATGGCGGGACGGATCTGTGGGAGGGTGACGCGACGGAACGCCTTGAACCGCCCCGAGTTGAGCGTCCGGGCGGCGTCGACGAGCGAGGAGTCCATCGAGAGCAGTGCCGCACGCGTCGTGAGGAAGACGTACGGATAGGTGTACAACGTGATGATGAGCGCAGCGCCGTAAAAACCATAGACGTCGGGCAACCCGACGCCGAGAAGCGAACTCAGCTCGCCCCGGGGACCGAACGCCGAGACGAACGCAAACGCCCCAATGTAGCTGGGGACCACCAGCGGCAAGGC harbors:
- a CDS encoding cupredoxin domain-containing protein, translated to MMAQQRLSRSDDVPGQSHVGMTDPVVETRAKGERCDGAETSGVSRRAVLGGGIGTSTTLLAQQEDGDEEPDDAENGEDGETVTVELVDFAYEPGTDSPLVIPPGTTVEFVWITDTHNIAVDSQPDEADWEGHDPIEDTGFEYEFTFEVPGTYEFHCDPHLSVGMVGTIQLEEGATTNGDNGTALPVIPGDAITLAVATIAALVVVTFMAYFFIKYGTEYEEEP
- a CDS encoding DUF7527 domain-containing protein gives rise to the protein MNTRTLERVERWESRPYSGGYEGLRDLAGTEFTGAVETAGTWLFMLNGRIIGVHDGSIEAFEDGSGTAYVAPEPALPLLFTMWEGETETRAKYYTEDTPVSEVDNTLTSGSFTGYLELSENVLSGDYFVVYYGGRSMSAAFVGTREELLGGDEAFERANDEVGIYEVVDADVDVIEIPEAEPEPERAESTDPSTEDGGTSPETSDSVRGPPAVDSTPATDEPAETTGANENTSDAVSATAPDSSRDGRASAQQEADVGQTDGETVGNATPTTNTAPDGVEDTADVSTTRKSDTHGQSPEEERSSTSTGERNGTDDASIETGNSPTTEQSDDRPVNGRTTADAPPKESTEVTAQPADTGSRIGENVDDTSVSGEMSADEGTTSATVPSETTTSDAVPDEPTTSDDDTGSVTTSERTESDTPSGSNAPPGADDAQDDPIEAEADWRETTVIPSIDPTHTEHPGPDTEDATGKAAESPATTRSSPGQAGQQRSLSETGRQARSTPDRRENPTTEQRSSDGDERASRTTVSEDRHSNAATVPKARVAEREERIDELEAKIDQLEATREELRTERDELAAENESLADTVEQLEHEVERLRSERDELEATLEAAGKTAYDSSQQIQPSQAISGTNLFVRYGSKGEATLEAAHDGAATAEDVNANLQLERHTTFDAESVAVQGEPYDAFLDGTLEMQFVDWIVETLLYEIQDTGNQSGLRDLYDVIPDIDRVEFDGEIELAYTENGEEVTEVAAFDVVLRNRMGEPLIVADISDSRDPAGERMLVELESDASRVKESSETLSAAFLVTSSFFEPGALEAASEATSGSFLSRDSRMSFVKQSRKQGYHLCLVEARGDEFHLNVPEL
- a CDS encoding UPF0058 family protein → MHKDELLELHEQMVIIMENFAEREGVDDELFEPYDELEVDPSHVHKSKSEHKHAVFVLGNALANAMSDDEFSSAGRIGKRMEELAKDAEGKI
- a CDS encoding DUF998 domain-containing protein, whose protein sequence is MDRDTGAATTGLIAPAIAAVTILAATFVDPGFVWADDALSNLGELPAGESITLSFLAESPEFVLFNGGLILTGIVGLAFAWRLWTDAKNWLHRLGAVQFAGALIALALVGVYYIPREPHGAVAIAHYLLGIVFLWTHGTGSVLAGRVRWGLVTIWLGIVHLVAWLVWAALLTGPIPGLAIPETVGAAIFGGWTAVAARARLGWPPLPGALDR
- a CDS encoding ABC transporter ATP-binding protein, translated to MSAELTTTATEQTTQNRRREGVSQQTSDEPLLRIDRISKTFGAEQAVEDLSLSVEQGELLTLLGPSGCGKTTTLRLIAGLERPDSGAIRVDGLPVATGDGTFVTPEARDIGVVFQDFALFPHMTAAENIAFGIDDLSDAEQERRVTELLDLVGLDGQGDSRPEELSGGQQQRIALARSLAPEPEILLLDEPFSNLDVDLRVEMREEVRRILKETGVTAVSVTHDQEEALSISDRVAVMHEGRLEQVGRPEAVFQRPKSRFVAGFLGHASFLSGYVRGDKVDTSVASIDREQIHGLASQYDMTEIDVLVRPDDILAYPADEAEADGRVTYRRYLGPSVLYRVELDSGETIECMHNHSESMDLDTPVTVTLTADHELVWFPEGSQSR
- a CDS encoding ABC transporter permease codes for the protein MGSNRFGDLVASDDTDAASVGLLLLSGAIAALVVSPLLWLLLRASEVEATRAASLMLSSDTVEIFTNSVGLMAVVTIASILIGVPLAFLTVRTDLPYRRFWTIVAALPLVVPSYIGAFAFVSAFGPRGELSSLLGVGLPDVYGFYGAALIITLYTYPYVFLTTRAALLSMDSSLVDAARTLNSGRFKAFRRVTLPQIRPAIAAGGLLVALYAISDFGTPAFMQVRVFTSAIYWEYGAFNVEYAALLSLQLIAVTAVVIAIEAGVGHDDDASAGGADGTRLRLGAWQWPAMGAFAAIGFVTLVVPVAIFGLWFFQGAGGDVPSLEFQLEYVVNSVTLAGLAALVASALAIPVGYMAARSDSLSARLFERMTYVGFAVPGIVIGLALVFFGSNYLPWVYRTIPLLVFAYVVRFLPQAVGSTRTSVLQVDERLDEAARTLNAGRVETFRRVTLPLIAPGVIAGGVLVFLTTMKELPATLMLQPVGFDTLVTIIWAAHESVHYRYAAIPALILIVISGLSMIVLLRQEKYNVS